The following are encoded together in the Montipora foliosa isolate CH-2021 chromosome 12, ASM3666993v2, whole genome shotgun sequence genome:
- the LOC137979232 gene encoding zinc finger C2HC domain-containing protein 1C-like: MAQAIYDTSPLQSFQGYSPNAELSSQVPAKMNSTSANVSQVEYRNMSHGRNGPKKRLSRLEMLRNDFNKKLQMEQQEKINKLKLIRQENSTKQIKSSSGGTVREFFAERRALEATQRGQKNPELLPPIESHFNRVKKEKQDLSSREQFRNEQPSVGKRISLKKQYQIPQRPLLTKPTSRTQPMQIGVPLQKRSKGIDRQKPLPPVNKGDSDVVKRKQATPNKRYETHAVLLQNDIEDTFDSAMPIPPIQRKPIARHSPSEEGFVSDVDDSQSTITDLSDMPPNLSRLKAKVFRKKQLSKQKLNIVNHPEDHGKLTDFQKWQMEQDKEREERLKKLKQKAEKSSSEVSLSQKERDLLLKIQEEQSRLESLKQQRKELENQEKRQQEEDEKWLAQKHILEESLLPPQPVEVSNTTGILAPKRAMDVNADRLEGEGTPFTQTYKDTTQGDDTHGDDIHSNFYDEKTEGMGEVAVDVSPCSICGRRFALDRLAKHEKVCTKAAHSKRKVYDTRKHRSKGTDHEQYVASGKYLEEPKKRPKADWRAQHDNFIKAIRYAKGLSDEPPPPAENPDYVQCPHCKRKFNSAAAERHIPKCKDIKAKPSRLTKKR; this comes from the exons ATGGCACAAGCCATTTATGACACATCTCCACTGCAGTCTTTTCAAGGATACAGCCCTAATGCAGAGCTTTCATCACAAGTCCCTGCAAAAATGAATTCCACTTCAGCCAATGTTTCACAAGTTGAATACAGAAACATGAGTCATGGTAGAAATGGGCCCAAGAAGAGGTTATCTCGGCTGGAAATGCTCCGAAATGATTTCAATAAGAAATTGCAAATGGAGCAACAAGAAaagataaacaaattaaaactaaTTCGACAAGAAAATAGCACGAAGCAAATTAAAAGTAGTAGTGGAGGAACTGTGCGAGAGTTCTTTGCAGAGAGAAGAGCACTTGAGGCAACTCAAAGGGGACAAAAGAATCCTGAACTGTTACCTCCTATCGAATCACATTTTAACAgagtaaaaaaggaaaaacaggaTTTATCATCTCGAGAACAGTTTAGAAATGAACAACCATCGGTTGGTAAGAGAATTTCTTTGAAGAAACAATATCAGATTCCACAAAGACCTTTGCTAACTAAACCCACATCTAGAACTCAACCAATGCAAATTGGTGTGCCTTTGCAGAAAAGATCAAAGGGTATCGACAGGCAAAAACCACTTCCTCCAGTCAATAAGGGTGACTCCGATGtggtgaaaagaaaacaagcaacacCAAACAAGAGATACGAGACGCATGCTGTTCTGTTACAAAATGATATTGAAGACACCTTTGACTCCGCAATGCCAATACCTCCTATTCAGCGAAAACCAATCGCAAGGCATTCTCCAAGCGAGGAAGGATTTGTTAGTGACGTGGATGATTCACAAAGCACTATCACAGATCTCAGTGACATGCCTCCAAATTTAAGCAGATTGAAGGCAAAGgtttttagaaaaaaacaattaagcaaACAGAAATTGAACATTGTAAATCATCCAGAGGATCATGGAAAGTTGACAGATTTCCAAAAGTGGCAAATGGAACAGGACAAGGAGAGAGAAGAGAGGTTAAAGAAACTTAAACAAAAAGCAGAGAAGTCGTCCTCAGAAGTGTCCCTTTCTCAAAAAGAAAGAGATCTTCTTCTTAAGATTCAAGAGGAGCAATCGAGACTTGAAAGCTTGAAGCAGCAGAGAAAAGAGCTCGAAAATCAGGAGAAGAGACAACAGGAAGAGGATGAAAAGTGGTTGGCACAAAAGCACATCCTTGAAGAGTCCCTCCTGCCTCCGCAACCTGTGGAGGTCTCAAACACCACAGGCATACTTGCCCCTAAAAGGGCAATGGACGTTAACGCTGACAGACTAGAGGGAGAGGGGACTCCATTTACACAAACATACAAAGACACTACTCAGGGTGACGATACCCATGGCGACGATATCCACAGTAACTTCTATGATGAAAAGACAGAGGGCATGGGTGAGGTTGCTGTAGATGTCTCACCATGCTCAATTTGTGGGCGCAGGTTTGCTTTAGATAGACTTGCCAAACATGAGAAAGTGTGCACAAAGGCTGCTCACTCTAAAAGAAAGGTTTATGATACCAGAAAACACCGCAGCAAGGGCACAGATCACGAGCAATACGTTGCAAGTGGCAAATACCTTGAAGAACCAAAGAAAAGG CCAAAGGCAGACTGGAGggcacaacatgacaattttaTAAAGGCTATTCGTTATGCCAAAGGCTTGAGTGATGAGCCGCCACCACCAGCAGAGAACCCTGACTATGTACAATGCCCACACtgcaaaagaaaattcaactcGGCTGCTGCTGAAAGGCATATTCCAAAATGCAAGGATATCAAGGCTAAACCTTCTCGTCTAACAAAGAAAAGATAA
- the LOC137979236 gene encoding cyclin-dependent kinase 2-interacting protein-like: protein MASPSPKKLKSPKVPKTPSKRDVTAKSTSPKSSPSKNLSDVAKRVRECCANWHENVHKWSKLNELGTSVANKLVNLQLQKKYNVDDENSLAIVNEEDAAFRLQEEISKSYEELTKIYGSLGDVLKRMEALVQSLNAIKNLLELKKNDRHCSGNPVFSTWTIEQFCDTSQRLLGSFTRELSLKEKLVPEFTLCKNRDQLMVYLSLWLHEPFLDDENEVLLESMLLEAELR from the exons atggcgtctCCTTCACCGAAAAAATTGAAGTCCCCAAAGGTGCCAAAAACACCGTCCAAAAGAGACGTTACGGCGAAGTCAACCTCACCAAAGTCATCTCCCAGCAAGAATTTATCGGATGTAGCTAAACGCGTGAGAGAATGCTGTGCAAATTGGCACGAGAACGTCCACAAATGGTCCAAATTAAATGAACTAGGTACATCAGTGGCCAACAAATTAGTAAATTTACAGCTTCAAAAAAA ATACAATGTTGATGATGAAAACTCCCTTGCAATAGTAAATGAAGAAGATGCCGCATTTAGGCTGCAGGAAGAAATTTCAAAGTCTTATGAAGAACTAACCAAAATTTATGGTTCTTTG GGCGATGTACTCAAGAGAATGGAGGCTTTGGTGCAGAGCTTGAATGCTATAAAGAATTTACTTGAGCTAAAGAAAAATGACAGACATTGCTCTGGAAACCCTGTCTTCAGTACCTGGACTATAGAGCAATTCT GTGATACGTCCCAAAGACTTCTTGGTTCCTTTACAAGAGAACTTTCACTAAAGGAGAAGCTAGTTCCCGAGTTTACACTTTGCAAGAACAGAGACCAACTCATGGTTTACCTGTCACTGTGGCTGCACGAGCCATTTTTAGATGACGAAAATGAAGTTTTGTTGGAGAGCATGTTGCTTGAAGCAGAGCTAAGATAG